Proteins encoded in a region of the Planococcus citri chromosome 1, ihPlaCitr1.1, whole genome shotgun sequence genome:
- the LOC135850092 gene encoding gastrulation defective protein 1 homolog has protein sequence MNSLVAYDESSEDESSDELANTKDTDRSTQSSANEIKAKQDEKNTPNEDEDESNELIGPPVPSFVDENPTSPSIPSSSNNDNSNQEEQNTLDEDDSDELIGPPIPMFEIDRNPGPSTQTEELIGPPIPEHEEDGSEDESFDLPIARNVSFTHGSKAVTALAIDPTGTRFVTGSLDYEMRFWDFAGMDSTLKSFRSIYPVGNYPIKALSFSATGDRILIISGMAQAKVHDRDGHEILETVKGDQYISDMSKTKGHTSPLTDGCWHPRIREEFLTSCEDSTCRVWNVFKPLQHKGIIKCRAKNGLKTTPTTCAYSRDGNFIACVCQDGSFQLWDTRKMFVNASKMIRDAHQFGTDTSRIAFSYSGYLMCTRGGDDTMKLWDIRMFKNAVRTATGLFSRYGSTDAMFNPQDSVIITGVSLEKGEKEGKLLFYDVNTFNRIEEIEVTDSHVIKAHWHPKLHQIFVGCGNGLVKVFYGEQSTKGATLCANRRTAKTRQIETVSYQQVITPHALPMFRQDRPKSIRKQMEKDRLDPVKSRRPDLPIKSGQGGRVASAGSTLSSYVIRNLGLSKRVEDDQDPREAILKYAKEAAENPYWVSPAYSKTQPKPIFMKEETNEGSDEPEEKRKKV, from the coding sequence ATGAATTCATTAGTTGCCTACGACGAAAGCAGCGAAGATGAAAGTTCGGACGAATTGGCCAACACGAAAGATACCGATCGATCAACACAGTCATCCGCGAACGAAATCAAAGCGAAACAAGATGAGAAAAACACGCCGAATGAAGACGAAGATGAATCAAATGAATTGATCGGACCACCAGTGCCTTCATTCGTCGATGAAAACCCTACTAGTCCATCTATACCGTCGTCATCTAACAACGACAATTCAAACCAAGAAGAACAAAACACTCTTGACGAAGATGACTCAGATGAGCTAATCGGACCGCCAATTCCCATGTTTGAAATTGACAGAAACCCGGGTCCATCGACGCAAACAGAAGAATTAATCGGACCACCGATACCGGAACACGAAGAAGATGGTTCCGAGGACGAAAGTTTCGATTTACCTATCGCTCGCAATGTATCGTTCACTCACGGTTCCAAAGCAGTAACAGCTCTGGCTATAGATCCTACCGGTACTAGATTTGTGACCGGTTCTTTAGATTACGAAATGCGATTCTGGGATTTCGCCGGAATGGACAGTACGTTGAAAAGTTTCAGATCAATTTATCCCGTCGGTAATTACCCGATAAAAGCGCTCAGCTTTTCGGCTACTGGCGATAGAATCTTGATCATTTCCGGTATGGCTCAAGCCAAAGTACACGATCGCGACGGTCACGAAATTTTAGAAACAGTCAAAGGTGATCAGTACATTTCAGATATGTCTAAAACCAAAGGACACACGTCTCCGTTAACAGATGGATGCTGGCATCCGCGAATTCGCGAAGAATTTTTGACCAGTTGCGAAGATAGCACGTGCCGAGTATGGAACGTTTTCAAGCCCTTACAACATAAAGGTATCATCAAATGCAGGGCGAAAAATGGCCTAAAAACTACTCCGACGACTTGCGCTTACAGCAGAGATGGTAATTTTATAGCTTGCGTTTGTCAAGACGGCTCTTTTCAACTTTGGGATACTCGTAAAATGTTCGTGAATGCTTCGAAAATGATCAGAGATGCGCATCAGTTCGGCACCGATACTTCTCGTATTGCGTTTTCGTACAGCGGGTATCTGATGTGCACCAGAGGAGGCGACGATACGATGAAATTATGGGATATACGTATGTTTAAAAACGCTGTTCGAACAGCTACCGGTTTATTTTCACGATATGGTAGTACAGATGCCATGTTCAATCCCCAAGATAGCGTCATTATCACCGGAGTATCGTTAGAAAAAGGCGAAAAAGAAGGCAAGCTGTTATTCTACGACGTCAACACGTTTAATCGAATAGAAGAAATAGAAGTTACAGATTCACACGTTATCAAAGCTCATTGGCATCCTAAACTGCATCAAATTTTCGTCGGATGCGGTAACGGCTTAGTCAAGGTATTCTACGGTGAACAGAGTACCAAAGGTGCTACACTTTGCGCCAACAGAAGAACCGCGAAAACCAGACAAATCGAGACTGTGTCTTATCAACAAGTTATTACGCCCCATGCTCTACCGATGTTCAGACAAGATAGACCGAAATCTATTcgaaaacaaatggaaaaagATCGGTTAGATCCGGTTAAATCTAGACGCCCAGATTTACCCATCAAATCCGGACAAGGAGGTAGAGTTGCTTCCGCTGGGTCTACTCTTAGTTCGTATGTTATTCGAAATTTGGGTTTAAGTAAGAGAGTCGAAGATGATCAAGATCCCAGAGAAGCTATTCTAAAGTATGCTAAAGAAGCGGCTGAAAATCCTTATTGGGTTAGTCCAGCTTACTCGAAAACTCAACCGAAACCGATATTTATGAAAGAAGAGACGAACGAAGGGAGCGACGAACCggaagaaaaacgaaaaaaagtgtaa